The following proteins are encoded in a genomic region of Ostrea edulis chromosome 7, xbOstEdul1.1, whole genome shotgun sequence:
- the LOC130047619 gene encoding protein BTG1-like, producing MKKEVKSAVDFLANILRTSKYVNEQQVQIFNENMQHLLSSKYENHWFPSKPNKGSGFRCIRINHSMDPLILQAGRSCGLSDTVIFSSIPKELTIWVDPFDVSYRIGENGSIGVLFESNNTSNGNSSSSSSSNTIESSEMMPFSASSCKGQFMNEYPRDMSLNQFAAYVYS from the coding sequence ATGAAAAAAGAAGTAAAAAGTGCTGTGGACTTTCTAGCTAATATCCTACGGACTTCAAAGTATGTAAATGAACAACAAGTacaaattttcaatgaaaacatGCAACATCTCCTCAGTTCCAAATATGAGAATCACTGGTTTCCATCCAAGCCAAACAAAGGAAGCGGTTTTCGCTGCATCCGAATCAATCACTCGATGGACCCTCTGATTCTGCAAGCAGGACGTTCATGTGGccttagtgatacagtcatTTTTTCAAGTATTCCCAAAGAACTCACCATCTGGGTGGATCCTTTTGATGTGTCCTACCGCATAGGAGAAAATGGCAGCATAGGGGTACTATTTGAATCGAACAACACAAGCAATGGAaactcatcatcatcatcatcatccaaTACGATCGAATCATCGGAAATGATGCCTTTCTCAGCCAGTTCTTGCAAAGGACAGTTCATGAACGAATATCCTCGGGATATGAGTCTCAACCAGTTTGCTGCATATGTGTACAgttga